The proteins below are encoded in one region of Streptomyces sp. NBC_00490:
- the prfA gene encoding peptide chain release factor 1 translates to MFEAVEELVGEHADLETKLADPSVHSDQANARKLNKRYAELTPIVATYRSWKQTGDDIETAKEFVADDPDFAAEVKELEKQREELTEKLRLLLVPRDPNDDKDVILEVKAGAGGDESALFAGDLLRMYLRYAERVGWKTEIIDATESELGGYKDVQVAVKTKGGQGATEPGQGVWARLKYEGGVHRVQRVPATESQGRIHTSAAGVLVTPEAEEVDVEINPNDLRIDVYRSSGPGGQSVNTTDSAVRITHIPTGVVASCQNEKSQLQNKEQAMRILRSRLLAAAVEEAEREAADARRSQVRTVDRSEKIRTYNFPENRLSDHRVGFKSYNLDQVLDGDLDAVIQACVDADSAAKLAAA, encoded by the coding sequence ATGTTCGAGGCCGTCGAGGAACTCGTCGGTGAGCACGCCGACCTGGAGACGAAGCTCGCCGACCCGTCGGTCCACTCCGACCAGGCCAACGCGCGCAAGCTGAACAAGCGCTACGCCGAGCTCACCCCGATCGTCGCCACGTACCGCTCCTGGAAGCAGACCGGCGACGACATCGAGACGGCGAAGGAGTTCGTCGCCGACGACCCGGACTTCGCCGCCGAGGTCAAGGAGCTGGAGAAGCAGCGCGAGGAGCTCACCGAGAAGCTGCGCCTGCTGCTCGTTCCGCGGGACCCCAACGACGACAAGGACGTCATCCTCGAGGTCAAGGCGGGCGCCGGCGGCGACGAGTCCGCCCTGTTCGCCGGCGACCTGCTGCGCATGTACCTGCGCTACGCCGAGCGGGTCGGCTGGAAGACCGAGATCATCGACGCCACCGAGTCCGAACTGGGCGGCTACAAGGACGTCCAGGTCGCCGTGAAGACCAAGGGCGGCCAGGGTGCCACCGAGCCCGGGCAGGGCGTCTGGGCCCGGCTGAAGTACGAGGGCGGCGTGCACCGCGTGCAGCGGGTGCCGGCGACCGAGTCCCAGGGCCGTATCCACACCTCCGCGGCCGGTGTCCTCGTGACCCCCGAGGCCGAGGAGGTCGACGTCGAGATCAACCCGAACGACCTGCGCATCGACGTCTACCGTTCCTCCGGCCCCGGCGGCCAGTCCGTCAACACGACCGACTCCGCCGTGCGCATCACGCACATTCCCACCGGAGTCGTCGCCTCCTGCCAGAACGAGAAGAGCCAGCTGCAGAACAAGGAGCAGGCGATGCGTATCCTGCGCTCCAGGCTGCTCGCGGCAGCCGTGGAGGAAGCGGAGCGGGAAGCCGCGGACGCCCGCCGCAGCCAGGTCCGCACCGTCGACCGCTCCGAGAAGATCCGCACGTACAACTTCCCGGAGAACCGCCTCTCGGACCACCGCGTCGGCTTCAAGTCGTACAACCTGGACCAGGTCCTGGACGGCGACCTCGACGCGGTGATCCAGGCCTGCGTCGACGCGGATTCCGCGGCCAAGCTGGCGGCCGCGTAA